A stretch of DNA from Pseudobacteriovorax antillogorgiicola:
ATGGAGCTTTCACCAAAGGCAAGTGGGATATGATGAAGAAAGGGTCATCCAGTGAGAAATGGATCATCATTGACGCACGCTCTAAATCAGATCGTGGTGTCGGTAAAATTCCAAAAAGTGCGATGATCACTGCCGACTACAAGGATGACTCAAAAAATCAGTTCAAGGAAAAGACAATCGTTAAGAAGGTCAATAAGATGTTGAAGTCTTCTTATGGCTCCCTAGCAGATATGAAAGATGTGAGGTTTATTCTCTTCTGTAACGGTAAGAAAT
This window harbors:
- a CDS encoding rhodanese-like domain-containing protein, with the translated sequence MKLSIVIALLLAADAYGKTWQKFCEEVPDWPKGSVVPGDEAYKGVAKPVDGAFTKGKWDMMKKGSSSEKWIIIDARSKSDRGVGKIPKSAMITADYKDDSKNQFKEKTIVKKVNKMLKSSYGSLADMKDVRFILFCNGKKCHRSSFGACEMRKMGVPENQLFVMLGGFPEWKDRNYPTR